The genomic DNA CTCCGTCGACAATGACGTCGTCCCTTCGAAAGGGTTTCGCGTGAGTGGCATCGCGGTATCGATCGACCTCAGGCGCTCGACCACTCTTTCGACATTCTCGGCATCGTTTGGCAGCGACATCCTGGCGAGCCGAAGGGCGGCGCGCCAGAGTCTCTCCTCGTCTTCGACAGCGGATTTCAGATAGTAGGCCATGAAATCGATCCACGCATCTTTTTCGCTTTCGAGAGGGCGCCAGTAACCTGGCAGGGAGTCGTAGATGAGCTCGGCATATTTTCGCGGATCCATGTTGAACTCCCCTAACGGATTTGCCTTCGACGGCGAATCTTTCGACGGTGGTCCGTGCCGTCTCTCCGCGACGCCAACACCTCGTGACGGTTGTAAGGGTGGCTCGACAGGCTCTTCGCTCGGGCTCTCTCCGTCATCATGGCTGTTCTGCCCATTGCCGGGTACGTTGTTCTGTCTGCTGTCAGGTCCGTTATCCGGGTGCGGCTTTTCAGGTCGCGGAATGCCGGCCGCCGGATCGACGATCCAGGCAGGGGTTGGAAACGGGGTCGTCGCGTCGTAGGGCGGTCCGAAAAGACCGCGTTTGTTGTTGACCTGCATTGTCTCCACCGCCTGTTACCGGGCAGATCTCAGCAAGAAGCATGCCGCCAATGGGGGTAGGCGTAAGTCGCGACGATGGCGCGAAATAGTCCTGGCGGCGAGAAACCGGAGATGCCCGCCCCTGTAACGATCAGGAAACAGCGGGGCCGGAAAATTTACACGCTCTGGAGGAGGAGGGTAGGCGGTGGAGTGCGGCGCCACCCGGCGTCATGCGGCCGGTTCGGGCGGGGTGCTTGGGTGGGCCGCTCGGGCGGGTGGCTCAGAACCCGAGCTTTTCCGTCAGGGCGCCGGCGTCATGAATCGTGGCGGTGGCGTCGCCGGGCCCGGGGCCGAGCGCGAGAAAATGGCGCGGGTTGCCGAGGGCGGAAAGGGCGATCGTGCGTTGCTCGCTCGGATCGTTTTCCCGATAGATCGAGACGTGGGCCGAGCGGCTATGGAGATGGAGCGTCTCGCCCACGACCCACACTGTCCGCGGGGCTTCTGTTTTCACGAAGCGCTGGCCCTGGCTGATCGGCTTGGTGGAGTTCACTGTCGTCCATCCCGCGGTTAGGTTTGCCTGCCTGGCGTGGCCGTTGGTCGCTCCGCTGCGGCCGCGACGCCGTGGTGGCACGAGTATACCAAAAGTGGGTGGCCGGAGCCTGTGGACAACGGGGGGCGTTGGGGCTACCTCCAATGAACCCGGAACCTTTCCGGGAAAGGAGCCCTCGTCGCGGAGGCCGTTTGGCGAGCCGGTGTCAGCGCTTGTCGATCGGCACGTAATCGCGTTCGGTATAGCCCGTGTATAGCTGCCGGGGCCGGCCAATACGCTGGTGCGGGTCCTCGATCATTTCTTTCCACTGGGCGATCCAGCCAACGGTGCGCGCCAGCGCGAAGATCACCGTGAACATGTTGGTGGGGAAGCCCATCGCCTTGAGAATGATCCCGGAGTAGAAATCGACATTGGGATAGAGCTTCTTCTCGACGAAATATTCGTCCTCGAGCGCCACTTTCTCGAGTGCCATGGCAAGATCGAGGAGCGGGTCGTCGATGCCGAGATCCTGGAGCACTTCATGGCAGGTCTCGCGCATCACCTTGGCGCGGGGGTCGTAGTTCTTGTAGACCCGGTGGCCGAAGCCGAAGAGACGGAAGGGATCGTCCTTCGATTTTGCCTTTTTCACATATTCGCCGATGCGGTCCTTGTGGCCGATTTCGTTCAGCATGTTGAGCACCGCCTCGTTTGCGCCGCCATGGGCGGGGCCCCAGAGCGAGGCAATGCCGGCGGCAATGCAGGCGAAGGGGTTGGCGCCCGACGAGCCGGCCATGCGCACGGTCGAGGTCGAGGCGTTCTGCTCGTGGTCGGCATGGAGAATGAGAATCTTGTCCATGGCGTTGGCCAGGACCGGATTCACCCGGTATTCCTCGCACGGCACCGAAAAGGTCATATGCAGGAAGTTCTCGGCGTAATTCAGGTCGTTGCGGGGATAGACAAAGGGCTGGCCGACGCTGAATTTATAGGCCATGGCGGCGATCGTTGGCATCTTGGCAATCAGGCGGAAGCTCGCGATCTCGCGCTGCTTGGGATCCAGGATATCGGTGCTGTCGTGATAGAAGGCCGACATGGCCCCGACTGTCCCGCACAGGATCGCCATCGGGTGGCTGGTCCGGCGGAATCCCCTGAAGAAGCCGGTCAGCTGCTCGTGCAGCATGGTGTGGTAAGTGACGTGGTGGTTGAATTCGGCCTTCTGTTCCGCCGTCGGCAATTCGCCATGGAGCAGCAGGTAACAGACCTCGATGAAATCGCCCTGCTCGGCAAGCTGGCCGATGGGGTAGCCCCGGTGCAGCAGCACTCCGGCCTCGCCATCGATATAGGTGATCTTCGATTCGCAGCTTGCCGTTGACGTGAAGGCGGGGTCGTAAGTGAAGTGGCCGCTTTGCGCATACAGCTTGCGGATATCGATGACGTCAGGCCCGACCGAGCCCTTGAGGACCGGCAAGCCGAAATCCTTGCCATTGTGATCGGTGAGTTTCGCCTTCTGGTCCGTCATTCTACCTACCTCTTATGTTGGGAGCCGACCGGCGAGCGGGCCTTTATCCGAAAGCCCTGCCCGAGCGATTCTCCGCCAGTTTCTAAGGTGTTAGGCGGGAACCCGGCCCCTGTGCCTGATTGGGTTGGCCGCACCATAGAGGCAGCGGGCTTCAGTGGCAATTGACGTGTTGGGAACCGAAAGCTTCCCTCTAAGATGCTGGAAAACAAGCGTAGTTTCAGGCGCCGCCCGGTTGTCCACCGGCTGTGAGCACGTCCTCGAGGCGCGCCAGGCTTTCTTCCCGGCCGAGGATCTCAAGCACCTCGAACACGCCGGGTGAGGTGTCGGAGCCCGAGAGCGCAGCCCTGAGGGGCTGGGCCACCTTGCCCAGTTTCAACCCGGCGTCGTCCGCCACAATCCGGATTCGCGCTTCCAGCGTCGCCTGGCTCCAGTCCTCAGGCGCCAGTTCGCGCAGGACGGCCGTAGCCGTCTCGAGGGCAGCGAGTCCAGCGGCATCGAGAATTTTGCGCGCGCCGTCATTGAAGGGAAGCGGTCGCGCGCGCACGTAAAACGCGGCATTCCCGGCCAGTTCCACGACCGACTTTGCCCGCTGCTTCAGCCCCGGCATGGCCTGGCGCAGCATCTCGCATTCGCTCTCGGCAAGGGTTCGGGCGAGAGTCGTCTCGAGGAGCGGGCGCACGAGGCCGACCAGCCGCGCATCATCTGCCTCCCGCAAGTAATGGGCATTGAGGGCGGTCAGCTTCGCCATATCGAACCGCGCGGCCGATCGGCCCACCTGCGGCAGATCAAACCATTCGATGGCCTGTTCGCGCGAGATGATCTCGTCGTCGCCGTGTCCCCAGCCAAGCCGAAGGAGATAATTGCACAGCGCTTCGGGCAGTATTCCCATCTCCCGATAAGCGCCCACGCCCAGCGCACCGTGGCGCTTGGACAGCTTGGCTCCGTCGGGACCGTGAATGAGCGGGATATGGGCGTAGACCGGCGGTGCCCAGGCCAGCGCCTGGAACAGCTGGGTCTGGCGAAATGCGTTGGTCAGGTGGTCGTCACCACGAATCACATGAGTTACGCCCATGTCGTGATCGTCAACCACGACCGACAGCATGTAGGTGGGGCTGCCGTCGGCGCGCAGGAGGACCATGTCGTCGAGTTCGGCATTCTGGACCCTTACCTCGCCCTGGACCCGGTCCTGTATCACCGTCTCCCCGGTCTGCGGCGCGCGAAAACGGATGACGAAAGGTGCCTCTGCCGGTGCCGTGGCCGGGTCGCGGTCACGCCAGGTGCCGTCGTACCGTAATGGCCGGCTCTCCGCCCGCGCTTTCTCGCGCATGGCCTGAAGCTCCTCGGGCGTGCAATAGCAGCGATAGGCCTTGCCGTCGGCCAGAAGGCGTTCCGCGGCCGCCACGTGCGGATCGCGCCGCGAGGATTGGTAGATTTCGGCGCCGTCCCAGTCGAGCTCGAGCCAGCGCAACCCGTCGAGGATGGCGGCGATCGCCTCCTCGGTCGAACGGGCGCGGTCGGTATCCTCGATGCGCAGCAGGAAACTGCCCGAGGTATGGCGTGCGTAAAGCCAGTTGAAAAGCGCCGTGCGGGCGCCACCGATGTGGAGAAACCCCGTGGGCGAAGGGGCGAAACGGGTCACGGTGGTCATGGTTGCGATGGGCTCCCCGACGCTTTGGCCTCGTGCGATTGCTGGGCCGGCAGGATTGACGGATATGGCAGGCGCGTAAACGCCCTTTTTTCCGGAGTCCGCTCCGGGCCGATGCGCTAGGCTGGTCGGGCAGGGCGCGGAGACTGGGACGCGGGTGTTTAGCATGGACCTGGCGGGGGCGGCAAAGTCGGAAACCGGGGGCGGCCCGAAACGGCGCGCGATCCCGGTGCTGCCCTGGCGGGCGCGCGAGTTGATGGCCGCTGGTCTCGCGGAGCGCGAGCGCTGGGTGCTCTTCATGCCGGTCGCACTTGGCGGCGGGATCGCCTGGTACTTCGCTCTCGGGAGCGAGCCGCCTCTCTGGGCAGGTCCGCTCGTCGCGCTTGCCGGCGGGCTCGGTCTTGTCGGCCTGTTTCGCCGCGGCCGGGCGCCAGGACCGGGGCAAGGACCGGGGCAAGGACTGGGGCAAGGACTGGGGCAAGAGGGGCCGGGAGCACTCTGGTCCGTTCTTCTGTGTCTCGGCCTGCTTCTTGGCGGGACCGGATTCGGTTCCGCCGCCTTGCGGACCGAGTTGCTGCGCGCGCCGGTGATCGCCGAAAAGACCCGGCCCGTCACTCTGGCCGGGTGTGTCCGGCGCATCGACATGCGGCCCGACGGGCCCCGTGTCCTCATCGTACCGCTGCAGATCGACGGGTTTGCCCCAGGCACCCTTCCCCGCGAACTGCGTATCAAGCTCTGGCATGCGGCGCTTGCCGGGGAGGGCGCGGCAAATCTCAGGCCCGGTGCCTGCGTCCGGTTTCGCGCTGCTCTGGTGCCGCCGCCACGGCCCGCCTTGCCGGGCGGCTACGATTTTCAGCGCCGGTCCTTTTTTCAGGGCATCGGCGGCTATGGCTTCGCGCTCTCCCTGCCCGAAGCAGCGCCCGAAATGGCGCCGTCGGGCCCGGGCTTTCAACTGCAGGCCCGGGTCGAGGCGCTTCGCCGGGCCGTCTTTCAGGAGGTCACACAAGAGCTGGACGGTGCCACCGGGGCGATTGCGGTCGCCCTGCTGACCGGGGATCGAAGCGCTATTCCGCCCGATGTCATGCAGGCCGTGAGAGATTCGGGGCTCGCGCATCTGCTCGCCATTTCGGGATTGCATGTGGGGCTGGTCGCGGGGATCCTGTTTTTCGCCGCGCGTGCGACGATGGCGGCGATGCCGTCCCTGGCGCTTCGTCATCCGATCAAGAAATACGCCGCGCTGATCGGATTTCTCGGGGCCGCGTTCTATCTCATCCTGTCGGGCGCGACGATCCCGACACAACGCGCAGTGATCATGCTGGGGCTGGTGATGATCGCGGTCGCGGTCGACCGCGAGGCGATCTCCATGCGGATCGTTGCCTGGGCGGCCGCGCTCATCCTGATTTTCGCCCCGGAAAGCCTGATGGAGGCGGGGTTTCAGATGTCCTTCGCGGCGGTTATCGCGCTGGTCGCGGCGTACGAGGCTTTGTATCGGGACCGGGGGTGGCGACGAAGCATGCAGCGCAGGGCTCAGGAGAGCGCGAACCCGCTCCTGCGCGTGGCGCTGTTTGTCGGCATTTATCTGGCCGGTACCGCGCTGACGACACTGGTCGCCAGCCTGGCGACCAGCCCCTTTGCGGCCTTTCACTTCAACCGGGTCGCGGCCTTCGGTCTGGTCGCAAATTTGATCGCGGTGCCGCTGACGGCGCTCTGGATCATGCCGTTCGGCGTCGTTGCCCTGGCGCTGATGCCGTTCGGCCTCGCTTCCGTCGCGCTCGGTCCCATGGGGTGGGGGATCGATGCGGTGATCGGCACGGCGACGGCCATCGCGGCGTGGCCCATGGCGGCCTTTTCCCACCCGGCCATGCCCCCGGCGAGTTTCGCGCTCCTCGTCATCGGCGGTCTCTGGCTCTGTCTCTGGCGAACGCGCTGGCGCCTCTACGGCCTCGGCGCCATTGGCCTTGGCCTGGCCATCCTGCCGGTTGCCCCTCAGGGGCCGGATATACTGGTTACGGGGGACGGGCGCACATTCATGGTCCGGTCGGCCGATGGCGCCGCGTTCGTTTCGCCTGGCCGTGAAAATGATTTCGAACGCACGGCCTGGGCGCGCCATTTCGGGCACGAATCCTCCCGGATACGAACGTTCCCCGGGCCCGGAGCCGGCGCTCTCGATCTCGTTCTGGCCCGGCTCGGATCAGCGCGCCTGGCGTGCGATTCCCTTGCCTGTGTCCTGCGGACGGCCGATGGCAGCGAGGTTTCTCTTGGCGCCGGCTGGGCCGCACTCGCCGAAGATTGCGGCAGGGCAGCCCGTCTCGTGATCGCGGCCGTGCCCGATACCGGACGATGCGGCGGGGTGCGGCTGATCGACCGTTTCGATCTTTGGCGTAATGGCGGGCACGCTGTCTGGCTGTCGCCCCAGGCCATCGGGATCGAGACTGTGGCTGAGCGCCAGGGTGACCGGCCGTGGCGCGTGCGGCCGGGCGCGGATTAGCCGGTTTCTCGGGCCATGTGCCGGCTTAGTGGTAGCGGCGCAGGAGCCCCACGAGTTCGCCCTGCACCTTGACCCGGTCGGGGCCAAAAATCCGCGTTTCGTAGGCCCTGTTGGCGGGTTCGAGCGCGATCGAGCCGCCCCGTCGGCGCAGCCGCTTCAGAGTCACTTCCTCGTCATCGATCAGCGCCACCACGATCTGGCCGCTATTGGCCGTATCGGCCCGGCGGATGATGACCGTGTCACCATCGACGATGCCGGCTTCTTCCATGGAATCTCCAGCGACTTCAAGGCAGTAATGCTCGCCCCTTCCATCAAGCATGAATCCAGGGACCGAGATGAAATTGCCCGGATCGCGCAGCGCCTCGATGGGAGTGCCGGCCGCGATACGGCCGTAAAGCGGAAGCCCCACGGACTCGTCGTTGGCCGAGCCGGTCGCCCCAGAGAGAGCACCGCCGAAATCGCCTTCGATTACGTTTGGCTTGAAACTCGGCCGGCGGACCGGTTGCGATGCATCGCCGGACCCGGCCTGGCCCAGCGCTGTTGCGTCAGGCAGGCGCAGAACCTCGAGAGCACGGGCGCGGTGGGCAAGGCGGCGAATGAAGCCGCGCTCCTCCAGGGCGGTGATCAGACGGTGAATGCCTGATTTCGAGCTGAGGCCAAGGGCGTCCTTCATTTCGTCGAAGGACGGCGCCACGCCGCTCCGTTGCAAGTGCTCGTTGATGAATGTCAGCAGTTCGGCCTGTTTGCGTGTCAGCATGACTGCGGCTTCTCACCTACTAGATATAGAACAAACCAAAAACATCGCGACATGTTCTAGTTTAGTTCCGGCCTTCCGTCAAGCGCCGCAACTTTCAGAGGAGAATTACTGGGACGGTTTCGCCGGCGGCCCGGGCGGGCGCGTGGGGCGGGCGCACGATCAGCCCGTCCGCCCGCTCGAGAGGCAGGATCATGGCGCTGTCCTGCCGGGGGAAGGGGCTCGCCCGATACATTCCCGTTTCGTCGAGTTCGACGGCGGCGCGCAGGTAATCCTGGCGGGAGTCATTGGCCGCAAGGGCAGTGGTCAGCCGGGCTGCGACGGGGCGGTTTACCGCTTCGGCGCGGCCCAGCCGGGCGGCCAGGAAGGGACGGGCATAGAGCACCGCCGAGACCAGGGCCGAGACCGGATTGCCGGGCAGGCCCAGCACCGGCAGGTTCCCGAAACCCGGCCCCCTCAACCGGCCGAAGAACGAGGGTTTGCCGGGCCGCATCGCGACTTTCCAGAAGGCGGTCTCGAAACCGCGGTCTCCCAGAACGTCCCGGATCAGATCGTGGTCGCCGACGGACGCGCCGCCGGTCGTCACCAGCAGATCCGCCCCGGCATCCTTGAGCTGCTCGAGCCTGTCGCCGGTGGCGGCCGCGTCGTCGGGCGCGATCCCCAGATCCGTGACCTCGGCCCCCTCCGCCCGGAAGAAGGCGGCCAGGCCGTGGCTGTTGGAATTGATCACGCTGTAGGGGCCCGGCTGCGCGCCCACCTCGACCAGTTCGCTGCCGAGCGAAAGAAGGGCGATGCGGGGCCGGCGGCGCACCGGCACTTCGGCGATATTCATCGCTGCAAGCAATGCCAGTGTCCGGGCGGTAATACGCCGGCCGGCCGCGATCACCGTTTCGCCTGCCATGAAATCCATGCCGGCCGGCCGGATGTATCGGCCCCTCTCGGGCGACTGAAGGATGCGGACCCGGTGCCGGGCCGGAACCGCCTCGGTATCTTCCTGAATGACGACGGTGTCGGCGCCTGCGGGCACCGGCCCGCCAGTGAAAATCCTGACGGCCTGGCCGGGGCCCACCACGCCTGCGTAGGCGGCACCGGCGGGCGCCTCGCCGATGACGCCGAGTTCGACGGGCGGGCTGGCGATATCGGTGGCGCGAACGGCGTAGCCGTCCATGGCCGACATATCCTGAGGCGGGTGGGCGACGCGGGCGGCAATGGCGGCCGCCGTCACGCGCTCGAGGGCGGCGGCGAGCGGGACGGTCTCGCTTTCGACCGGCTCGAGCCCGGCCCGGACCCGGGCAATCGCCTCTTCGACCGGGATCATGTGTCCGGGCGCTCGAAATCGCCTGACGCGCCGCCTGATTTGCGCAGGAGCCGAATCTCGCCCAATACCATCTCCCGATCCACCGCCTTGCACATGTCGTAGATGGTGAGCGCGGCCACGGAAACCGCGGTCAGGGCCTCCATCTCCACCCCCGTTCGCCCGGTAACCCGGCAGACGGCCGTGATTTCAAGCGCGGATTCCGCCGGCACCGGCCGGAACTCCACCGCCACCGAGGAAAGCGCCAGGGGATGGCACAGCGGAATGAGGTCCGACGTCCGCTTGGCGGCCTGGATGCCGGCGAGGCGCGCCGTACCAAGGACATCGCCCTTGTCCATCGAACCGGCCAGAATCTTGTCGAGGGTTGCCGGCCGCATGACGATCCGTCCGCCCGCGACCGCAATCCGGCTTGAAACCGCCTTGTCGGCGATATCGACCATCCGGGCATGGCCGGCTTCGTCAAAATGGGTGAACTGGTCGGACTTATCCGTCATCCCGCTTCCTCTGGTCGCGGTGGCCCGCGCCATCGTCCGGCGGGCCGTCGTCGATCATCGCCCGGACGGCAACGCCGACATCGGGCTCGCGCATGAACCGCTCGCCGATCAGGAAGGCGCGCGCGCCCGCGCGCCAGGCGCGGGCCAGATCCTCGGGTGTGCCAAGGCCACTTTCCGCGACTGCCAGTACGTTGCGGGGAAGCGCGGGAATAAGCTCTTCGGAAATCTTAAGATTAACCTCTAATGTCTTGAGATTTCTATTATTAACACCGATCATTTTTCCGCCGAGCGCGACCGCCCGATCCAGCTCGGCCCGGTCATGAATCTCGACCAGGCTGGCCAGTCCCAGCTCATCGGCCAGGCCGATCAGCTCCGCTGCCAGATTATCCGGAATCGCGGCCAGGATAATCAGGACGGCATCGGCCCCAAGTACCCGCGCTTCAAAGATCTGATAGGGATCGATGGTGAAATCCTTGCGCAGAATAGGCAGATCCACAGACTTTCTTGCCTGGAGGAGATGCGCGTCCTCTCCTTGGAAGTAGGGCCTGTCCGTGAGAACGGACAGGCAGCTTGCCCCGTTTTCGGCGTAGATGCGGGCGAGCGCAGCGGGATCGAAATCCTTGCGAATGAGGCCGCGGGAGGGCGAGGCCTTCTTGATTTCGGCGATTAGCGGGTAGCTACCGCCGTCAGCACGGGCGGCGAGGGCACCGATGAAGTCGCGCGGGTGCGGCGCATCCGCGGCCCGCTGCCGAATCTCGGTAAAAGGGGTCTCGATCTGCCGGGCCGCGACGTGCTCGCGCTTGTCGGCACATATCTTGGTCAGGATGTCACGCGCCGGGCCTGTCATGGCGTCTCCTGTCTTTCATCTCCGTCATCGGCGCCGGTATTGTCCTGGCGCGCAGGCGCCTGGGTCAGGCGAACCAGCTCGCGCAGGAGGCGCTGCCCGCTGCCGTCGTCGATCGCGGTGGCGGCGAGTTTCACGCCCTCTGCAAGGCTGGTGGCGCGGTCGGCGACGATCAGGGCGGCGGCCGCATTCAGCAGCACGATATCACGAATGGGGCCGGTTTCGCCCCGCAGCAGGCGGCCGAGGCGGCGCGCGTTCTGGCGGGGCGTTCCTCCCGCCAGATCGGACAGTTTCGCCCGTTTGAGGCCGGCCTGTTCCGGGCGGACGGTAAAGGCCCGGACCCGGCGGTTCTTCAATTCGGCGACATGGGTGATGCCGGTGGTGGTGATCTCGTCCAGCCCGTCGCTCCCGTGCACGACCCAGGCCCGGGTCGAACCCAGGCGATGAAGAACCTGCGCGACCGGCTCGACCCACCGCTTGTCGAACACGCCAAGCACCTGGCGCTTCGCCAGGGCCGGGCTCGAGAGAGGCCCCAGCAGGTTGAAGATTGTCCGGGTCCCAAGCTCGGTCCTGACCGGCGCGACGTTGCGCGTCGCCAGGTGGTGACGAGGCGCCATGAGAAAGCCGAAATTCAGCCGGTGCATCCCCTCCATCACGACCTCGAGGGGCGCCTCCAGATTGACGCCGGCCGCGGTCAGCAGATCAGCCGAGCCGGAGCGCGATGAAATCGCGCGATTGCCATGTTTCGCGACCGGTACGCCGCAGGCCGCCACCACCAGGGCGGCGGCGGTCGAGATATTGAAGGTGCCGGAGGCATCGCCGCCGGTGCCGCAGGTATCGACTGCGCCTTTGGGAGCGATGACCCGCTCGGCCCGTTCGCGCAGTACGCGCGCGGCCCCGGCGATCTCGTCCACGGTTTCGCCGCGAACCCGCAAGGCCATGAGGAAGGCGCCCATCTGCGCAGGCGTGGCGTCGCCCGTCATCAGGAAGGAAAACGCGGCCTCGGCCTCCCGTTCGGTCAGCGTCTCGCCGGCCGCGACCTTCGGGAGGAGGTCTTTCAGCGTGCGCACGGCCGGCGCGGCTTTCCGGCTTCCACGACGGGCTGCCATCAGGCGGCGCTCCGCGGGATCGGCGCCGTCTCGAGCCCCGCGATCTTGAGAAAATTGGCGAGGATCCGGTGGCCATGCTGCGAGGCTATGGATTCGGGATGAAACTGGACCCCGAAAACCGGCGCGCTGCGATGGGCCAGGCCCATGATGATGCCGTCCTCGGTCTCGGCCGTGACAGTCAGGCACTCGGGGACCCGGTCGGGCGCGACAACGAGTGAATGATAGCGCGTCGCCTGGAAAGGGGACGATACGCCGGCGAATATCGGATGCCTGTTGTGGCGCACGGCGCTCACCTTCCCGTGCATCGGCGTCGGCGCCCGAACGACGCGGCCGCCGTAGGCCTGGCCGATCGCCTGATGCCCGAGACAGACCCCGATCATCGGGATCCGCCCGGCCGCCAGGCGGATCAGGTCGAGACAGATTCCGGCCCGGTCCGGATCGCAGGGGCCGGGTGACAGGAGGATCGCACGGGGCTTCATCGCCACCGCCTCCTCGGCCGACAGCGTGTCGTTGCGCCGGACAACGATTTCCGCACCCGGTCCGGCAGCCAGCTCGCCCAGGTAATGGACGAGGTTGTAGGTAAAACTGTCGTAGTTATCGATGAGCAAAATCATTCGAAAAAACAGCTTGTTTTCGTGCTACCTTAAAGTTTGCTCCGATTGCCTGTCTGACGCCGGAGCCCCCAACAGAACGCTTGACCCGTTTCCGCCGCTCCCGTCAACTCGGGGGAGGAACGAAGGGCGGGATCACGGTTTTATTCCGTTCCGCCGCGTTCGTCACCCGTGTCTCCGGAGGGGCTATGAACGACCCGGCTCGATCCAGCCACAACCCAGACCATCATGCGCCCGACGACCATGCCGGCTGCGCCGGCCATGGCGAGGCCCGGGCGGCGCCAACCGCCGGCTCGCCCGGACAATACACGTGTCCCATGCATCCTGAAATCCTCAAGGACGGGCCAGGCACCTGTCCGATTTGCGGCATGGGCCTCGAGCCGGTCGTGCCCGACAAAGAGACAGAGAATCCCGAACTGAAGGATATGACCCGCCGTTTCTGGATCGCGGCGGTTCTGACACTGCCGATCCTCGGGCTGGCCATGATACCGCTGCCCGAAGGCTGGAGCTGGCTTGCGCGCTGGTCTCATGAAATTCAGCTTGGTCTCAGCCTGCCGGTGGTGGCCTGGGCCGGGGCGCCATTCTTTGTCCGCGGCTGGGAGTCGGTGAAATCCGGCAATCTCAACATGTTCACGCTGATTTCTCTCGGCGTTGGCGTGGCATTTCTTGCCAGCGCAGTCCTGGTACTGGTCCCCGGCTGGGTGCCGCCGGCCTTTCTGACGGCGGGCGGGCGGGTGCCAGTTTATTTCGAGGCTGCCGCAGTCATTACGACCCTTGTCCTGCTGGGCCAGGTCATTGAGTTGCGCGCGCGGGACCGGGCGGGGGATGCCATTCGCGCCTTGCTCGATCTGGCGCCGGCCGAAGCGGTGCGCCTCGATGATG from Alphaproteobacteria bacterium includes the following:
- the gltA gene encoding citrate synthase — translated: MTDQKAKLTDHNGKDFGLPVLKGSVGPDVIDIRKLYAQSGHFTYDPAFTSTASCESKITYIDGEAGVLLHRGYPIGQLAEQGDFIEVCYLLLHGELPTAEQKAEFNHHVTYHTMLHEQLTGFFRGFRRTSHPMAILCGTVGAMSAFYHDSTDILDPKQREIASFRLIAKMPTIAAMAYKFSVGQPFVYPRNDLNYAENFLHMTFSVPCEEYRVNPVLANAMDKILILHADHEQNASTSTVRMAGSSGANPFACIAAGIASLWGPAHGGANEAVLNMLNEIGHKDRIGEYVKKAKSKDDPFRLFGFGHRVYKNYDPRAKVMRETCHEVLQDLGIDDPLLDLAMALEKVALEDEYFVEKKLYPNVDFYSGIILKAMGFPTNMFTVIFALARTVGWIAQWKEMIEDPHQRIGRPRQLYTGYTERDYVPIDKR
- the gltX gene encoding glutamate--tRNA ligase, with product MTTVTRFAPSPTGFLHIGGARTALFNWLYARHTSGSFLLRIEDTDRARSTEEAIAAILDGLRWLELDWDGAEIYQSSRRDPHVAAAERLLADGKAYRCYCTPEELQAMREKARAESRPLRYDGTWRDRDPATAPAEAPFVIRFRAPQTGETVIQDRVQGEVRVQNAELDDMVLLRADGSPTYMLSVVVDDHDMGVTHVIRGDDHLTNAFRQTQLFQALAWAPPVYAHIPLIHGPDGAKLSKRHGALGVGAYREMGILPEALCNYLLRLGWGHGDDEIISREQAIEWFDLPQVGRSAARFDMAKLTALNAHYLREADDARLVGLVRPLLETTLARTLAESECEMLRQAMPGLKQRAKSVVELAGNAAFYVRARPLPFNDGARKILDAAGLAALETATAVLRELAPEDWSQATLEARIRIVADDAGLKLGKVAQPLRAALSGSDTSPGVFEVLEILGREESLARLEDVLTAGGQPGGA
- a CDS encoding ComEC/Rec2 family competence protein, which translates into the protein MDLAGAAKSETGGGPKRRAIPVLPWRARELMAAGLAERERWVLFMPVALGGGIAWYFALGSEPPLWAGPLVALAGGLGLVGLFRRGRAPGPGQGPGQGLGQGLGQEGPGALWSVLLCLGLLLGGTGFGSAALRTELLRAPVIAEKTRPVTLAGCVRRIDMRPDGPRVLIVPLQIDGFAPGTLPRELRIKLWHAALAGEGAANLRPGACVRFRAALVPPPRPALPGGYDFQRRSFFQGIGGYGFALSLPEAAPEMAPSGPGFQLQARVEALRRAVFQEVTQELDGATGAIAVALLTGDRSAIPPDVMQAVRDSGLAHLLAISGLHVGLVAGILFFAARATMAAMPSLALRHPIKKYAALIGFLGAAFYLILSGATIPTQRAVIMLGLVMIAVAVDREAISMRIVAWAAALILIFAPESLMEAGFQMSFAAVIALVAAYEALYRDRGWRRSMQRRAQESANPLLRVALFVGIYLAGTALTTLVASLATSPFAAFHFNRVAAFGLVANLIAVPLTALWIMPFGVVALALMPFGLASVALGPMGWGIDAVIGTATAIAAWPMAAFSHPAMPPASFALLVIGGLWLCLWRTRWRLYGLGAIGLGLAILPVAPQGPDILVTGDGRTFMVRSADGAAFVSPGRENDFERTAWARHFGHESSRIRTFPGPGAGALDLVLARLGSARLACDSLACVLRTADGSEVSLGAGWAALAEDCGRAARLVIAAVPDTGRCGGVRLIDRFDLWRNGGHAVWLSPQAIGIETVAERQGDRPWRVRPGAD
- the lexA gene encoding transcriptional repressor LexA, which translates into the protein MLTRKQAELLTFINEHLQRSGVAPSFDEMKDALGLSSKSGIHRLITALEERGFIRRLAHRARALEVLRLPDATALGQAGSGDASQPVRRPSFKPNVIEGDFGGALSGATGSANDESVGLPLYGRIAAGTPIEALRDPGNFISVPGFMLDGRGEHYCLEVAGDSMEEAGIVDGDTVIIRRADTANSGQIVVALIDDEEVTLKRLRRRGGSIALEPANRAYETRIFGPDRVKVQGELVGLLRRYH
- a CDS encoding molybdopterin molybdotransferase MoeA, producing MIPVEEAIARVRAGLEPVESETVPLAAALERVTAAAIAARVAHPPQDMSAMDGYAVRATDIASPPVELGVIGEAPAGAAYAGVVGPGQAVRIFTGGPVPAGADTVVIQEDTEAVPARHRVRILQSPERGRYIRPAGMDFMAGETVIAAGRRITARTLALLAAMNIAEVPVRRRPRIALLSLGSELVEVGAQPGPYSVINSNSHGLAAFFRAEGAEVTDLGIAPDDAAATGDRLEQLKDAGADLLVTTGGASVGDHDLIRDVLGDRGFETAFWKVAMRPGKPSFFGRLRGPGFGNLPVLGLPGNPVSALVSAVLYARPFLAARLGRAEAVNRPVAARLTTALAANDSRQDYLRAAVELDETGMYRASPFPRQDSAMILPLERADGLIVRPPHAPARAAGETVPVILL
- the moaC gene encoding cyclic pyranopterin monophosphate synthase MoaC, producing the protein MTDKSDQFTHFDEAGHARMVDIADKAVSSRIAVAGGRIVMRPATLDKILAGSMDKGDVLGTARLAGIQAAKRTSDLIPLCHPLALSSVAVEFRPVPAESALEITAVCRVTGRTGVEMEALTAVSVAALTIYDMCKAVDREMVLGEIRLLRKSGGASGDFERPDT
- the trpC gene encoding indole-3-glycerol phosphate synthase TrpC codes for the protein MTGPARDILTKICADKREHVAARQIETPFTEIRQRAADAPHPRDFIGALAARADGGSYPLIAEIKKASPSRGLIRKDFDPAALARIYAENGASCLSVLTDRPYFQGEDAHLLQARKSVDLPILRKDFTIDPYQIFEARVLGADAVLIILAAIPDNLAAELIGLADELGLASLVEIHDRAELDRAVALGGKMIGVNNRNLKTLEVNLKISEELIPALPRNVLAVAESGLGTPEDLARAWRAGARAFLIGERFMREPDVGVAVRAMIDDGPPDDGAGHRDQRKRDDG